A genome region from Nitrospira sp. includes the following:
- a CDS encoding SDR family oxidoreductase, which yields MTATVLITGAGGLIGGYLVRTAARWAPQWNVHGVTRAEADLTDPAQVQELWRRHRPRLLIHCAALSRTGACEQDPVLARRINVEATRALAAAARDIPFIFLSTDQVFDGSKGWYVETDAVHPLNVYGQTKGEAEQVVLENPAHSVVRLALTAGTSPTHDRSFVEDMVRTAAKGRKLTLFTDEFRCPIPAGPLVRALWEFAARPQPGLFHLGGSERLSRWEIGELLARRYPELRPWIEPGSVADYHGPPRPPDLSMRSDKMQALLSFPLPGFGQWLSHDASISDDPWDTGQ from the coding sequence ATGACAGCCACCGTCTTGATTACCGGAGCCGGCGGTCTGATTGGTGGATACCTCGTCAGGACTGCCGCTCGGTGGGCCCCGCAATGGAACGTGCACGGAGTCACCAGGGCCGAGGCAGATCTGACTGACCCGGCGCAAGTGCAGGAACTCTGGCGTCGTCACCGGCCCCGTCTCCTGATTCACTGCGCGGCCTTGAGCCGAACCGGCGCCTGTGAGCAGGATCCAGTGCTCGCCAGGCGCATCAATGTCGAGGCGACTCGCGCCCTGGCTGCCGCCGCCCGGGACATTCCCTTTATCTTTCTGTCCACCGATCAGGTCTTCGACGGCTCGAAGGGCTGGTATGTCGAAACGGATGCCGTGCATCCCTTGAATGTGTACGGACAGACGAAGGGAGAGGCCGAGCAGGTCGTCCTCGAAAACCCGGCCCATTCGGTCGTTCGTCTCGCTCTGACAGCCGGCACCTCGCCGACGCACGACCGAAGTTTCGTCGAAGACATGGTGCGGACTGCGGCCAAGGGGAGGAAACTGACGCTTTTTACGGACGAGTTTCGCTGCCCCATTCCGGCGGGACCATTGGTACGCGCCCTGTGGGAGTTTGCCGCCCGGCCGCAGCCGGGTCTCTTTCACCTGGGTGGGAGCGAACGGTTGTCTCGATGGGAAATCGGTGAGTTGCTGGCGAGACGGTATCCGGAACTCCGGCCTTGGATTGAGCCTGGTTCAGTCGCCGACTATCATGGCCCGCCTCGTCCTCCGGACCTCTCGATGCGAAGCGACAAGATGCAGGCGCTGCTGTCGTTCCCCCTGCCAGGTTTTGGCCAGTGGCTCAGCCATGATGCTTCGATCAGCGACGATCCCTGGGACACAGGTCAGTGA
- the ettA gene encoding energy-dependent translational throttle protein EttA — protein MATNDKQVIFSLVGVGKVYPPKKQVLRDIYLGFYYGAKIGVLGLNGSGKSSLLKIIAGTDPNYVGEITRSKGYSVGLLEQEPQLDLNKTVKEVVEEGKKELVALLHEYEAVSNSMGDAGPDEMEKLIDKQAQLQEKIEAANGWELESELEIAMDALRCPPADQKISVLSGGEKRRVALCRLMIQEPDILLLDEPTNHLDAESVQWLEQHLQQYKGTVIAVTHDRYFLDNVAGWILELDRGSGIPFQGNYTAWLEQKQDRLEKEEKAESKRKKTLEHELEWIRMSPKARQSKGKARLNRYEELVNQKQDQLAADLEIYIPPGPRLGDLVVEAKGISKAFGDNVLYENVEFSLPKGGIVGVVGPNGAGKTTMFRMIIGKEKPDTGTIRIGETVKLGYVDQDRSLDPNKTVYEIISEGQDTIMLGKAEVNARGYCARFNFAGTDQQKKVKDLSGGERNRVHLARMLKEGANLIILDEPTNDLDVNTLRALEEGLEGFAGCAVISSHDRWFLDRVATHIMAFEGDSKVVWYEGNYSEYEADRKKRLGKEADQPHRIRYRKLTRN, from the coding sequence ATGGCGACGAACGATAAGCAAGTAATTTTTTCACTGGTCGGTGTCGGCAAGGTCTATCCGCCGAAAAAGCAAGTCTTGCGCGATATCTACCTGGGTTTTTACTACGGCGCCAAGATCGGCGTGCTGGGTTTGAACGGATCCGGGAAAAGCTCGTTACTCAAGATCATAGCCGGGACCGATCCCAACTATGTGGGCGAGATCACCCGCTCGAAGGGCTACAGCGTCGGATTGCTCGAACAGGAGCCGCAGCTCGATCTCAACAAGACGGTCAAGGAAGTCGTCGAGGAAGGGAAGAAGGAACTAGTGGCGCTGCTGCATGAGTATGAAGCGGTGAGCAACAGCATGGGCGACGCCGGTCCGGATGAAATGGAAAAACTCATCGACAAGCAGGCGCAGCTGCAGGAGAAGATCGAAGCGGCCAACGGCTGGGAACTGGAAAGTGAACTCGAAATCGCCATGGATGCGCTCCGTTGCCCGCCCGCCGATCAGAAGATCAGCGTGCTCTCCGGGGGTGAGAAACGTCGAGTCGCCCTCTGCCGACTCATGATCCAGGAGCCGGATATCCTGTTACTCGACGAGCCGACCAATCACCTGGATGCGGAATCCGTGCAATGGCTGGAGCAGCACCTGCAACAGTACAAGGGCACGGTCATCGCCGTGACGCACGACCGCTATTTCCTCGACAACGTGGCGGGCTGGATTCTGGAACTCGATCGCGGCTCCGGCATTCCTTTCCAGGGCAATTACACCGCCTGGCTCGAACAGAAGCAGGACCGGTTGGAGAAAGAAGAGAAGGCCGAATCCAAGCGCAAGAAAACACTCGAGCACGAGTTGGAATGGATTCGCATGTCGCCGAAAGCCCGGCAGTCGAAAGGCAAGGCGCGTCTCAATCGGTATGAGGAATTAGTCAACCAAAAGCAGGACCAGCTGGCCGCCGATCTGGAAATCTATATTCCGCCGGGACCGCGGCTCGGGGATCTGGTGGTCGAGGCCAAGGGCATCAGCAAGGCGTTCGGCGACAACGTGCTCTACGAAAATGTCGAGTTCAGCTTGCCGAAGGGCGGCATCGTCGGCGTCGTTGGTCCCAATGGCGCGGGCAAAACGACCATGTTCCGCATGATCATCGGCAAGGAGAAGCCGGATACGGGCACCATCCGCATCGGCGAAACGGTCAAGCTCGGCTATGTGGATCAGGATCGCTCGCTCGATCCCAATAAGACGGTGTACGAAATCATTTCCGAGGGACAAGACACGATCATGCTGGGCAAGGCCGAAGTGAACGCCCGCGGCTACTGTGCCCGTTTCAATTTCGCCGGCACCGATCAGCAGAAGAAGGTCAAGGATCTGTCAGGCGGCGAGCGGAACCGCGTGCACCTCGCGCGCATGTTGAAGGAGGGGGCCAACCTCATCATCCTCGACGAACCCACGAACGATCTGGATGTGAATACGTTGCGCGCGTTGGAAGAGGGATTGGAAGGATTCGCCGGCTGCGCCGTCATCAGCAGTCACGACCGCTGGTTCCTGGATCGCGTCGCCACGCATATCATGGCCTTCGAAGGCGACAGCAAAGTGGTGTGGTACGAAGGCAACTACAGCGAATACGAAGCCGATCGCAAGAAGCGGCTCGGCAAAGAAGCCGACCAGCCGCATCGCATACGCTACCGCAAACTGACCAGGAATTAG
- a CDS encoding patatin-like phospholipase family protein codes for MGEKELADGRFVGLAFSGGGSRAAVFGAAVMKELDGLGLLQQVDVLSAVSGGALPAASYALEGYRDFNFQNGFVELVGRDFQGAILGPWYAMPQNAIRYALTDRIPAEQIIQVLDDRLFRGATFADLNPSRPILLLNATDALTGDPLVISNERFAALGQPLAPFSLARAVYMSAAYPGVLEPLAIPHGQPAGTPTSEPPLLAYDGGAADNLGIRTLMQVVNDALSEQSMADRFPRGCLIVSIDATGRQLNDQRKPLSAAAALLRGHRRNVLELAGIPVSRQDTSMFGTFRVGLNGNGGTCRFWHIALRQLPGSDPLGDRVTYIKTNLGLSTEDQAALVTAAARLVAKGREEMPQADGWAGFVSARPALLTHP; via the coding sequence TTGGGGGAAAAGGAATTGGCGGACGGCCGGTTCGTCGGACTGGCCTTCTCCGGCGGGGGAAGCCGTGCGGCGGTGTTCGGGGCCGCGGTGATGAAGGAATTGGATGGTCTGGGGCTGCTCCAGCAGGTCGATGTGTTGTCTGCCGTATCCGGCGGTGCCTTGCCTGCGGCGTCCTATGCGCTGGAGGGGTACCGCGACTTTAATTTTCAAAACGGTTTCGTGGAACTGGTCGGTCGCGATTTTCAGGGAGCCATCCTAGGGCCCTGGTACGCCATGCCTCAGAACGCAATCCGGTATGCGTTGACCGATCGTATCCCAGCCGAACAGATCATTCAGGTTTTGGACGATCGGCTCTTTCGCGGCGCGACCTTTGCCGATCTCAATCCATCACGACCGATTCTCCTGCTGAATGCGACCGATGCCCTCACCGGCGATCCGTTGGTCATTTCCAACGAACGGTTTGCTGCGCTGGGCCAGCCCCTCGCTCCCTTCAGCCTCGCCCGCGCGGTGTATATGTCCGCCGCCTATCCGGGCGTGCTGGAGCCGTTGGCAATTCCTCATGGGCAGCCAGCGGGCACGCCAACAAGCGAACCTCCGCTGCTGGCCTACGACGGCGGGGCTGCCGACAACCTTGGTATCCGGACGCTGATGCAGGTGGTGAACGATGCGCTGTCGGAGCAATCGATGGCGGACCGGTTTCCCCGCGGCTGTCTAATTGTGTCGATCGATGCCACAGGCCGTCAGCTCAATGACCAGCGTAAACCACTCTCCGCTGCTGCGGCGTTGCTCAGAGGCCATCGACGCAATGTGCTGGAGTTGGCCGGGATTCCTGTTTCGCGGCAGGATACGTCGATGTTCGGCACCTTTCGGGTGGGGCTGAATGGAAACGGCGGGACGTGCCGCTTCTGGCACATTGCGTTACGCCAGTTGCCGGGCAGTGACCCATTAGGCGATCGTGTGACCTACATCAAGACCAATCTCGGGTTGTCGACAGAAGATCAGGCGGCGCTCGTGACCGCGGCGGCCAGACTCGTGGCGAAGGGCCGCGAGGAGATGCCTCAAGCAGACGGTTGGGCCGGCTTCGTGAGTGCCCGGCCTGCGCTTCTCACACATCCGTGA